The Coccidioides posadasii str. Silveira chromosome 2, complete sequence genomic interval ctcctcttcctctcctctccgaCTCTCGTTTCTCCTCTTCCCGTCAAACGTCTGGGGAGTGCGGGTGCATTGGTCTCGTGGTAGAGTTACCGTCAACCACATATATTCAGCCGTGGTTGACTCTCGTCTCCCACCCATTAAGCCTCTCTTTCGTTCCTCTGCCCCTATAGAAAAGTCGAGCCTGCGTCCAATCCTCTCTTCGACTTCACCTCGCCGTTTCCCTCCCCCAATCGCTCCCGGCACCTCCATCTCCTCGCCTCTTCCCCCTTTCCACGGAGACTCAATCCTGTGAACTCTACGGTACTTCGCCCTTGGAATACCAGCACGAGAAAGGGACACGCTAGAAGGCTGTGGCTCGCAATTGAGGCTTCCCTTGGTGCTTGTTTCTCTCCTGGTAAGATCTTTTCGTCATTCGCCTCCTTTTTGACCCCTTCGTTACTGCCAATTGCCACCCCAAGCATTATACGGCCCTGGAGCCATCGCAATGGGAAATATACGCGTATCGGTCTACATAAAATCTTTGGGATTCATCGAGCTACCATAAGAGTCCaattcttccttttttttcttttttttttttttgtttttgggGCGAGATCACATCCGTGAGAACCGCTATAGCTTCATGTACCTTTACATGCAATTGCGGGCTGTGTACACCAATATGTGCCCCGGGATCGTACCGAGCTTCATAACATGAAATCTGCCGAGCACAAACCCCAAAGCAATCGTGAACCGAATAGCCATACCTCTCACTTTCCTTAAACTTGGCCCGAAATGCTGGGGTTTACCCGAATGATAACATTTTGCTCTTTTCATGACTCTCAGCTACCACGCCGCTTTAtatgttcttttttttttttttttttcactcTTTGCTTTTCATTATTTTAGAATCTGACACCCAAACTAACACCGGCCTCTCATTGTAGATCCAATCACCAATACATTGAAACTCATCGGAGTCGGTTATACCCGGTGACCTTTCACTACTGAGTAGTGTTCAAGCCGAAGAGTGTGTACCTCCCGACTCAATCCAATGCAGGTTGCCACGGAGCGGTGCTTCTCGCAGGTCCGCTGATACTTGAGTAGGGCCAAGCTCACTGCTCTTTCAACCACATTGTCGGATCAAGGGCGGATCCGTGGTCACAAAGAAGGTGGAGACGTTAGCTCGTCGTTCACTTTGAACCTCAGTACGGCTTTCACCAAGTCTATAAGCCGAACTTCAAACACCTACATGTCTTGGCAGTTGTTCTTGGAAGGTTGCGAAATATCTAGTTGATAAGACGCCGCACTGAGTAGGTTTTTGCTCATTTACTAGTCCCCTTACCCTTACTTGTGTCTCTACACTTCGAACTACATTTGACCTCAATTGTTGACTTTTGAATGAAAGCTCTTCCCCAACAGACCCTGGCGATTCAATCTTGTCAAAGTGGCGCGGATTATCGTCTGCACCATTCCTCAATCCTTAATAATTATTCCAACTAATCTTCGCTCCTTTACACTTGATTTAATTGTGCCGTTTCCCCCTTACACTCTTTTACTATTGCACTAATTCTCACCTCGAAGCCACGCGGAGCGTCTTCACAATTGAAACTTCGATCATCCTAACCAGGACAAGATGGCGTACCAGCGATATGGCACGTCTAATATCCGGTCTTGTGATTCTTACTTCGTGGAGTCTTATGACAACGACTATCAGCCTTCCCGAGTCTGTCCCAAAGAGCATGCCAAGATAATCGCCCGTGAACGCCAGTATGCGATGGGAGATGAGATGACAAAAGCCGTGCGTGAGGAATACCAGGAGGATATCATTGCTCATATGCATCTGATGGATGTGAGTATTGCCAACCCTGGGACACGTGATGCTGCAAGGTTTTTCTAATTCCAGCTGTAACAGTCCGCAACATTGCCGGACGTTGACTCAATTGACATCCAAACTGAGATCCAGTGGTTTATGCGGCCCTACCTTCTCGATTTCTTAATTGAAGCCCATGCTGCGTTTCAGTTGCTTCCGGGGACTTTGTTTTTGACCGTCAACCTCTTAGATCGTTACTGTTCGAAGCGAGTTGTCTATAAGAGACATTATCAGCTGGTGGGATGCGCTGCACTGCTTATCGCCGCGAAATACAGCGACAAGAAAGAGCGTGTCCCGACCATCAAGGAGCTGAAGTCGATGTGCTGCTCTCTTTACGACGACGACATGTTCGTACAAATGGAATGGCACGTGCTCCAGACCCTTGGCTGGTCGATTGGTCATCCAACCGTCGATGGGTTCCTGCAAGTCGCAGTCATGGATACCCCATATGACCCAGAGGTGGAACATCTTGCCCTTTATATCCTGGAAATAGCACTCTTCCATAGGGAATTCGTTTCCAAGCTTTCGGCAGATCTTTCGCGTGCCGCATTAGCACTGTCAAGATGCATTCTCAACCGGCCCCAAGCTTCGCATAATGATTGGGCATCCAATTATGACTCTTTGACTTTGGTGAACTTATCCCAGCATTTGTTTCAACCATCGCACGTTCTCGCCAGGAAGTACTCATCTGCCCATTATTCACGGGTATCGAAGATCTTGGAGCAGTTTCTGGCCCGTCAGAGCACCGTTACCAAGAGCTACAACCCTCCTACACCTCCGACGGACCGTGCGGAGGATTCTAAGCCGTATGAAGGTGAGATTGGGCTTGCTACGCCCCAGAAATCCCATTGCCCGCGTACTATGACCAATGGTTACATTACTCCGCCAATCACACCTGAGAACGACGCGTTCGCTCCCACAAGCAACGCCAATCCTTCCAAGGATGCCTCTGGCCTCTTGTACGTTTGTCCTACATCGCCGACTCCCCAGCAAGCAATGCACTATGGACAGACGCATCACTATAAGCTCCAAGAGACCGATCCGTACTCTCAACATCAACGTTTTCGTCAACAGCCGTCGGTACCCTACAACTCTGTGTTCTAAGGGACGATGGGAGAAAGAACGTGACGTACCACAATTCGAACCATAAGAGCCATCAAGCAGCATCCAACTTATGCATGTCACTCGCATTCGATGTGGCAGTAGCTAGCTTTGGACTCAATACATCAACCATGAGCGTTATGCCAAATTCTGGCGTCCTTTCCCAAAGTGAGCGCGAAAGTAGTCGTGACTGCGTGGATGAGAACGCGACATTACTACATATCCCAATAATCTGTTTTGATTCCCACATAGTTTCCTTATCTGGCATTTGCTTTTATTTCCTATGTCATGTCTGTACCTGCATCTGCTTCATCTGGCATTGCAAGCGCGAGTCGTTTTCTTCACCCGGACTTGGGATAATCTTTGTCCCCGGTCACCAATATCCGTGCAGCGTTCCGCGGTTACACCGGTTCATTAAATACCTGCTAATTTTTTCAATACCATATTTCCTCTGTCTGCGCTATGTACCTGGTTCGGTTCTTTGtgccttttttattttttatttctttccTAACCATATACCGTGTAAGAGTGTGGGAAAGATCTGTCTATTTTCTCGCAATGTAATgctgttctttttttgcctttCTTGTATACCCCCCATATACCCCTTTGTCGATCCATGTTTCCATTATCCTATCAAGTTATCGGAGGGGATTTATGGCGAGGACAAGGCGGTGGAAAAAGGGCGTCCTTTATCTAGGGGGCGAATGAAAGGCCCTCGAGTGAAAGCACAAATTTTGACAGAGTTTGGATGTAGTGTGGAAGGgcaggggggggggggaggagagagACCCTTCAAAAAAAGTTGctgcttcttttgtttcCGTTTTCCCAGGGGGCATGCTGGCACTGCTGCGGAACTTTCTTTCCTTTGGTGCCAACGCAAAGCATATTATGCTGCTTCGAATTTTATTGAGATCCTTGACTCTGCACTTAAGGCAGAGAAGGGTTCCATCTTCGGATGAACAGTTCCCGCcccccctctttttttttttttttaccccGAAATGTGAACAGATAGGCAGATTGAGACAAAACTACCAAAAAATATCGAGGTTGCCTAGCTCCTAAATGTAAGggctttttctttattttgaTGCCctttgttttcttgtttttgcTTCTATTCGACGCATGTGTGTAAGAGTAAGATGGGCGACCGAATCCTTTTGGGAGTCGTTCCTGATGCTATGATAAGAATCTCTACTACTAGTTCATGTCGGTCCTTGTGTTGTGTCTCTTCTCATTACGAAGACGTCTTTGGTGGAGACGCAGGAAACCTGTTAAACCTCTTATGAGTTTCCAGAGGTCGACACGGAGCACACGGAGGACGGACTCATGAGCGGAGCGGAAGGCGGGAAGAATGATTTGCATCCTCGGAAGGGGGGTGCGACGGCATTCCGCTCCGTCCCTTGGAGATTTCCGCTCTGAACAAATTCAGAAACCACACCAAAGCGCGGTTGTGGTGCTCAACGGCGACGGTGGGGTAAGGCCCCTGCAAACTCGGACTCTCCCCTGGCTGTTTGTGACGCCCCATTGGCCAGGACACTCTGAGTTTGTTTCCCCGGCGTCTTGGCGAGACCCACTACAGAGGTGTGCCAAGCCAGAGACGCGTCCTGGGCGGTGGCTTGGCGGCCTTGGCACACGGCCGACCGAACATCGCGGCCCGGGCAAGAGAGCAGCGTCTTGAAGGCGAGGCCTTTCTGGGCTTGGATGAGGGCCTTTGCTTGGGGATGCGGAGAGGGCGATTCCAGGCGAACCTGGACGAACTGCATCATACCGGGTTTCCGGAACCTGAGGCTGGAAGGCTTGCAGGAATTGCTCTTGAAAATGGATTCAGGTGTCATCTCTCACCGCAAGCAACATTCAACGTTCCCACCCCATCCGCCTTTGAGCTTCCCAAGGGCGTCCACTCCTCGTCTCTCTGCTTCCCGCTCGCGAGTACTGCGTGCATACGTCCAGACGCTGCATGTCAACTGATCCCGCCCGAGCGCGTGCTTGGCAGAACCCCCGTCCTTCAACCCCGGTGCCAAGTGTGGAGGCGACGCATCAGATACGCTGAGACCTGACGATCTCCACTAGCACCAGCCCAGCGTCGTTTTTGGTGGAGATCGACCGTCTTCAATCTCCTTTTTCATTAACTATCTTCATCGCCATGGCTTTTCTTTGCTCCTCCCACAATAATTAACCCACACTCTCTCTTCCtgtcctcctcctccccccctcTTTCTCTTGACGCAACCCCCCCTTTCGACGAGACGTCTATTCGCTCCTTTCTAGCCAGATGTCGAGCCTCGTGCTACCAATCTTCTAGTTCCCCCGAAAAGaaccccccaaaaaaaagggaaaataaaagaaaagaaaaggaggcCTGAGGTCACGCTGACGACAACATTACCGAGGCACCTCATTTCTTGCCATCATTAATGCAAAATCGCACGCTCTCTTTCGATTCCTGCCGATGCCATTTCTTATATCCTTCTTAGCCTCACTCTATCGCAAGCTCGTCATGGGATCCGGGGGTTCGAGCGGCTCTGGCGGTGACAATGGACGGAATGTCAAATGGGTCGACGTAAGTCCCCGTTATGCGACGGAGAACGACCATTTAGTGtcactcttttcttttcttttttctccctttgcTGCTCTCCCTACAAGGCTCCTAATCTCTCCTAGTCCTAATTCTCCTAGCGATTATAACAGTTATTTCGGGAAGTATGTTGACCTGTGCCAAATGCATGCTTTGAAATAGGGACTGCGCGGAATGGCATCCTTCCTTGTGCTCCTCACCCACCTGGCTCGCGCATTCGACTATAACTTGTTCAACGCTAGAGACACCGAAGATGGCCCGATTCGATTGTTACAACACCCTGTCCTCCGTATCCCCTGGCAGGGCAGAATCGGCGTCACGATCTTTGCCTTTCTCACCGGATACGTCTGTGCGCTTAAACCGCTGAGGCTCTCCCGAGCCGGGAATCACAATACTGCCTTTTCTTCCATTGCGAAAAGTGCCTTCCGCCGACCGATTCGACTAATAATGCCCGCTACCATCGCTCTCGTTCTGTCTTGGACAATAGCGCAGTTCGGGGCGTTTACGGTCGGCAGAAGGTGTGATTCGGGTTGGTTACGATTTTCCAGCGTCAGCGTCAACCCGTCGTTTCTTCATGAGGTTAAGAGACTGTTCCGGGTATTCCTCGCTACTTGGACAAATGGCCATATGGACTATGATGACCATCAGTGGGCATTGTTGCCGCTGCTCAAGGGCTCCATGATGGTCTACGTCACCTTGGTTGCCACGATGTATGTACAATATCGATATCGCATGCTGGTGTATGTCGGAATGTATATGTATTTCTGGCAAAATCCTGCTGCAGACACAGGTAAGGCCGCCGGTGTTGATCAATTTTTCACCCGTATTTCTCTATCAAAGCTGACGTCTCGACCTTTTTCTTAAATCGCGTAGAAACTTTTGGCCAGCAGTTTTACCTTGGAATGTTCCTGTCCGACATGGCCAACCATCAACCTACGCAatctttcatttcttctcgCCGCTGGACCCGTATGATTGTCTGCCTTGTCCTCGCCTCGATCGGTCTCTTCGTCGCCTCCTACCCAACGCATCATGCCGAATGGTGTGGCTGGTCCAACTTCCTCCTCCAGCTGTCGAAATACATATTCCCTCGTGAGACCAACCTGGGCAAACGGTACACGGCTCTGGGAGTCGACTTAGTCATTTTATCAATCTACCTCTCTCCGTCCACAAAAGCTCTGCTCTCAAAACCTTTCTTCCTCTGGCTGGGACGCAACAGTTTCGCCGTCTACCTCACCCACGGCACACTCCTCCGTACCGTGCTCGTTTGGATGATCTACGGAATATCCGGTCAGCCATGGAAAGAATGGAAGAACGACAAAGGTGAGATGGAGCACTCGCCTTTCCTCCCTAGGGGATCGGGCCTGAATTTTGCAATCAGTATTCCGACGTGGTTTGTTCTGGTCTACATCGTCGCGCACTACTGGACGACGTATGTGGATAGTTTCTGTGCGCGCATGACGCAGAAACTGGAAAATTTTGTCTTTGAGCAGACAGAAAAGTCCCCAATGAATGGCCTTCCGATGTAATGCATTTAGAATTGAAAAAAAGTTTATACATACCATTCTGACTAGGGATGTTGGCGATGTTGCACAGCTTTTGGTTTCTTCCCTCCCTGTCTTCTTTGAAAGATGCTCTATTGGATATATACCTTTTTCATGACCATCTTTGGATATGTTCCTATGCCTTTCTAGTCTGTCTTATTATTTGATATTATTTGTTTACCTTAATTATGTCTCGCATTGGCTATTACAACGTGCAGCCATGGATGTCCTTCCTATTTCTTCCTTGCTCCATACCTTTTGGTGTTTTTTTGGTCCTTTTTTGACCTTTTTTTGCCCTTCACTTACCTCTCGTGCTGGAATGGACCAGCATCTTTGTACAATGACCCGTGCACGACAATACACCAGCACAGCCAGTATTGACTTGTGGCAGTTAATTAATTTTTGACAAAAACATCATGCGCTGCAATCCTGAAACATGTCCCAGCTTTTTTATTCTTTCAAGAACTGTTGAGGGAACAGTGGAGTAGGTCAAGGGAGCTACAGAAAAGTGCAAAAGAGAACCTCCTTGCACAAGCAGGGACATCCATGGGTGCACATTTGCAACATcaaggtacggagtaaatgTCTCCAAAATATGCCCTGTTTGCTCCTATGTAATGCTTGGCCTGTTGTTTTCTGGCGAGTCAGTGAGGATCTCCCTTTGtgttctttctcttttttcttcttcacacAAGAGAAGGTTGATGATTTAATTCACGCAGCAGCAACACTCCGTCCTATCCCGGCCTTCAATGTGCTTGACCACGACCAAGACACCGGCTGGTGGCAGCTATCTTCAGGTGCGGCTTACCCCACTCGCAGCGGAGTTGGCGTCGCCGTTCGGTCTCCACGTCCGCTATGcgctaaagaaaaaaagcgGACCTCTCGCCAACGGCGCCGAGCTTCCCAAATTAGCACCAGTTTCTTCCAGCGTGGTGATGACATGCAAACCATATCACAATCAGGAGTACTCGACCCTCCTTGTGATTCGTTGTGCGGCGAGAAAAGTGCGTGAACACTTGAAGATGCATTTGCGGCTTCCGTATTTTCTCCCGGATTTAATATCACGCGGATGCTCTCCGGTGTTTCAGCGCAGATCGCCGGGTCAAAAGAGTTCGCGGGCAAAGCGCAGCCTCGATGTTTCCCGAAGGTCACGGCAGCATTTGACCGTCTAGGGGGCGGGTTTTTGTAATGTGGCGCCTTTTCGGTGGTGGAACGGCGGCGAGAAGCGTCGTGGATTCTCACGAACAGCCGTCCCAAGGTCGGAATAAATGAATAGCGTGACTGCCAAGTGTTGGGTGCAGAAGACGGCTGGTGCATTAAGACGAAGAGGGATGTCTATCGATGGCAGGTGGTTGGCGGgcattgaaaaaaaaaaaaaaaagaaaagaaaaaaaaagggctgCCGACACGACCGGTATGCAAGCTGCAAATGGGACGATTTTTTAAAAGGTTCGAAAGGTGTTTGATACATAATTGCTCATACAGCGAACCACTTTTTCTTGCATCCTCAGTGCcttatttcttttcttttctttcctttcccttCTCTTTTGGCGGCCATTGCAAgtgaaagaaaaacaaagcTATTCAGCTCTTTGACTAGGTAGCTAAGGTGCATATATAGCTTACTAAACTTAATAGAGGTATCCTATACTCCATCTCCATCTACCCATCAATTGCATTGCTGAATGCTGGTGAAGCCAGCTTTGAAGGGAAGAGAAAAGCAGACTTGAGACTGGGCAAGAAACCGTATGAAATTGGCCAAAAAACCTAGCCGGGGAAGTCAACTCTGTCTTCCAATATAACCAATAAAATATCAAGGAATCGCCTCTTCAGCTGAGATCCCTCCAAAGTAGGCATGTAATGAGGGAGAATCATTGcgaaataaaaaatattatcGCGTAAGGAGCATTTATCTGGGAAAATCTGACAAGAACCGGACCCAAGCCTCATGTCCAAGAGTGAGAAGGTAAAAATAATGGTCGCCTTGCCAGTCATCCAATCGTCATATCACACTCACGCGCTCGGTTTCCTACCGTAGACAATATGCAATCGAACATATAAATTATTTTTTCGGTCTCGAAGCTCCGCGTTTGTCTTCGATATCAGAACGCGGCACTCGTCCTTACTCCATCCCAGCACCTTTCCCAAGAACCCCAGTGAATACGCCTCGACGCCCATCATCATATGCTCCACGAAGTACCGACCTACTTCTTTGAGCTTCTTGTCCTTGGGCCAAGTGCCTATGGGAACCTGTGGATTGTAAATCAGCATCAGAAACAAGTCGTCAGGCGGAGCGGGAGGAGGAAATATTGCATGGGTTGTTACGTACCTTGAACACATCACTGCGAACATCGACGTACCCGGCGTTGATCACTCGCTGCTTGTGATTCGGGGCCTGGTCTATCTTCTTCCCGAATTTCGCCGCCGCTTCGTTGCATTTAGTCTGGAACTGATCTACAAAAGGCACCCGGTCCTTCGAATCATCGTCCGAGGTCACTAGCGCTTCGAATTCGATCAACTCAAGCCACCCTCCAGGCTTTGTATGCTGGAAGGCCTGGCCAATGTATCTGTCCCAGTCTTTGATGCCACCAGCCATGTTCCTTGAATAAATAAAATCAAATGCTTCGTCGGGACCGTACACCCACTCGTTCTCAGCGTCATCCACGTAAAACTTGACGTTGGGCGGGATCCAGCTTGGCTGTATGGGGCTTAGGTCTGTGCCTATGATCTGTGCTGAAGGGTATTCGTCCGCGAAGTCGATGGCCCATAATCCAGTTCCCGTCCCGACGTCCAGTACTCTTTGAGGATCAGAGATAGGAGCGCGAATTAATTTACCATCAagcaagagaagaaagatgtGATGTAACAGGTCTAATCGATCCTGTTCCTTTTCGTCATTGGGGAGGACATAGCTCCCTCTTTGGTACCCGTGATACCTTCGACCATTTGAGTACTCGTAGTTCAAGATCGAAGATGTTATAGATGCACTCTGCGCGGTTGAACTCCTGTCGCTGAAGGTAGAGTCTGTGTCGGAGGTAATGTCATCCACCTCCAAGGGCTGGTGTTCTTCTGGGTTATTAGGAGCGCTTGCTGGGTCAGGACTGGCTTGGTTCGGGGGATTGGGAGCACCGGAGAATTTTTCTGGATTGCTCGTCATGGCTGCAAACTCGGGTGGCTGAAGAAGAGGTTCTTTGACAACTAGAAAATATGGGGCAGGCCAGGCTAAAGTGCCAACACGCTGGCGGACGCCCCAACGGCTTTAAATGTTAAATGTGACACGGGTGCGGGTCCGAGCCCCGTCGAGTCGACATGACAGGTAAACGTCAACGGAAAAGCCCACATGCATCCGCGTCGCCGGCGCGAGCCTAGCGGCGCACCCGAGCCGAACAGCACGCACTAACAGCCCCACCAGCTCGACCGGCCTCGCGCCCCCATGTGTGTAGACGGGGATGCTTCCTGGGCATACAAAGTTCGGCAAGTTGCCCGCCGTTCAAGTGCGGAAATCGAGTGCTCTTGAGGTTCTCCTC includes:
- a CDS encoding uncharacterized protein (EggNog:ENOG410PI0X~COG:D~BUSCO:7511at33183) — translated: MAYQRYGTSNIRSCDSYFVESYDNDYQPSRVCPKEHAKIIARERQYAMGDEMTKAVREEYQEDIIAHMHLMDSATLPDVDSIDIQTEIQWFMRPYLLDFLIEAHAAFQLLPGTLFLTVNLLDRYCSKRVVYKRHYQLVGCAALLIAAKYSDKKERVPTIKELKSMCCSLYDDDMFVQMEWHVLQTLGWSIGHPTVDGFLQVAVMDTPYDPEVEHLALYILEIALFHREFVSKLSADLSRAALALSRCILNRPQASHNDWASNYDSLTLVNLSQHLFQPSHVLARKYSSAHYSRVSKILEQFLARQSTVTKSYNPPTPPTDRAEDSKPYEGEIGLATPQKSHCPRTMTNGYITPPITPENDAFAPTSNANPSKDASGLLYVCPTSPTPQQAMHYGQTHHYKLQETDPYSQHQRFRQQPSVPYNSVF
- a CDS encoding uncharacterized protein (TransMembrane:3 (o58-80i115-143o163-180i)); amino-acid sequence: MSLAFDVAVASFGLNTSTMSVMPNSGVLSQSERESSRDCVDENATLLHIPIICFDSHIVSLSGICFYFLCHVCTCICFIWHCKRESFSSPGLGIIFVPGHQYPCSVPRLHRFIKYLLIFSIPYFLCLRYVPGSVLCAFFIFYFFPNHIPCKSVGKICLFSRNVMLFFFCLSCIPPIYPFVDPCFHYPIKLSEGIYGEDKAVEKGRPLSRGRMKGPRVKAQILTEFGCSVEGQGGGGGERPFKKSCCFFCFRFPRGHAGTAAELSFLWCQRKAYYAASNFIEILDSALKAEKGSIFG
- a CDS encoding uncharacterized protein (SECRETED:SignalP(1-18)~EggNog:ENOG410PMG8~COG:S~TransMembrane:7 (n3-11c18/19o83-102i131-153o200-222i277-296o328-350i362-382o413-432i)); this encodes MPFLISFLASLYRKLVMGSGGSSGSGGDNGRNVKWVDGLRGMASFLVLLTHLARAFDYNLFNARDTEDGPIRLLQHPVLRIPWQGRIGVTIFAFLTGYVCALKPLRLSRAGNHNTAFSSIAKSAFRRPIRLIMPATIALVLSWTIAQFGAFTVGRRCDSGWLRFSSVSVNPSFLHEVKRLFRVFLATWTNGHMDYDDHQWALLPLLKGSMMVYVTLVATMYVQYRYRMLVYVGMYMYFWQNPAADTETFGQQFYLGMFLSDMANHQPTQSFISSRRWTRMIVCLVLASIGLFVASYPTHHAEWCGWSNFLLQLSKYIFPRETNLGKRYTALGVDLVILSIYLSPSTKALLSKPFFLWLGRNSFAVYLTHGTLLRTVLVWMIYGISGQPWKEWKNDKGEMEHSPFLPRGSGLNFAISIPTWFVLVYIVAHYWTTYVDSFCARMTQKLENFVFEQTEKSPMNGLPIIFVQ
- a CDS encoding uncharacterized protein (EggNog:ENOG410PH04~COG:S), whose translation is MTSNPEKFSGAPNPPNQASPDPASAPNNPEEHQPLEVDDITSDTDSTFSDRSSTAQSASITSSILNYEYSNGRRYHGYQRGSYVLPNDEKEQDRLDLLHHIFLLLLDGKLIRAPISDPQRVLDVGTGTGLWAIDFADEYPSAQIIGTDLSPIQPSWIPPNVKFYVDDAENEWVYGPDEAFDFIYSRNMAGGIKDWDRYIGQAFQHTKPGGWLELIEFEALVTSDDDSKDRVPFVDQFQTKCNEAAAKFGKKIDQAPNHKQRVINAGYVDVRSDVFKVPIGTWPKDKKLKEVGRYFVEHMMMGVEAYSLGFLGKVLGWSKDECRVLISKTNAELRDRKNNLYVRLHIVYGRKPSA